A window of Adhaeribacter arboris genomic DNA:
CCGATAAACATAATCGTGCGGCCATCTACTTCGCCGAAGCCACCCACCATCGCTTTATCGTCGGAAACGCTGCGGTCGCCGTGCAATTCAATAAATTTAGTGGCAAGGCCTTCAATGTAATCGAGGGTATACGGGCGATCCGGATGGCGGGACATTTGTACTCGCTGCCAACGGGTTAAGTTCGCGTAGGTCTCTTTTTTTAAAGTTTTTATTTTATCTTCTAACGCTTTAACCGCCTCGGTTACATCTACCTGGCTTTCAGCCGCCAGTTTTTTCATCTCTTTTAATTTGCCTTCAAGCGCTGCGATAGGTTGTTCAAAATCTAGAAACATACATCCGGGATTAGTTCTACTACACAAAGTTAAGGGAATCTTAGAATTTATGTAAGCGTCCGGAAATTAATTGCCGGGCTATAAAAAGCTCCCTGTCTTTGAATTAGATAGCGTTTAGTTCTTAAATAAATTAAATTTTTTGTTGCCAGGTATTGCAGAATCAAATTTAACCCTATACATTTGCATCACTTTAAAGCGAAATGCCCCTGAATCTTTAAAGTAAACGGTCCGGTAGTTCAGTTGGTTAGAATGCCGCCCTGTCACGGCGGAGGTCGCGGGTTCGAGTCCCGTCCGGACCGCAAAAAAGCTCTTAGATTTATTTCTAAGAGCTTTTTTTGTTTACTTCGGAAATATTTAAAACGCCAATTTTTACGATGTTAAGGGTTCATGACAATAATACCCAATTGTGTTGACTCGTTTCCAGAAAGTATTCGAAAGAGAAGCAAACCTGCTAGATTTCCAAAATAGGCTTGTTCGAAACCTAGGTTCTGGCTATGCCCGTCAAATTTACTTTCCTCATCCTACTGGAAGGTTCTAATCGGCCGAAAAGAAGAACTTAAGCGAAGTAGTACCGGTGATTCCCTCCTGAAATCAACCAATAACCTTTTAAGATGGCTTTAGCTGTTATTTAAAAATGGTTAGATTTTTCCACCAGGCTGACTCAATAGAAAAGGTTCTGAGTACTTCAACGAAATTAGTTTAAACTACCATTATAACTTACTGATCCTCCTAAAAGAATTAGTCGAACAATTACTAACCGACCACTACTTATTCTATTTATTCTAAACCTACTTTCCGGACAATCCAATTTTAAAAATGTACCGGATTTCATCCGCAGCTGTTAGGGCAGATGATTTAGGCGATTGGGTAATAGTAGTTGATTTCTGCAGGAAGTTAATAATCCCATACCATTCCATCCAAAAGATTTAAAAAACCGTTTGACCAGGAACTGTTTTTCTTAAATATTCTGACGTTTTAGCTCCCCTACGGCAAAATTAACGGCGCGGGCGGTTAGCGCCATGTAGGTCAACGAAGGGTTTTGGCAAGCCGATGAAACCATACACGCACCGTCTGTCACGAATACATTTTTGGCTCCCCAAACCTGGTTGTTACCGTTTAAGATGGATGTTTTCGGGTCGCGGCCCATGCGGGCAGTGCCCATTTCGTGGATGCCCTGCCCCGGTGCTTGTTCGGAATCGTACGCTTCGATGTTGACAAAACCGGCTTTTTCCAGCATTTCGGCCCCGGTGGCCAGAATATCTTTCAGCATGGTGAGTTCATTGTTTTTGTATTCGCAATCAATCTCCAGTTCGGGGATGCCCCACTGGTCTTTTTTGGTTTTGCTTAAGGTAACCTGGTTTTTGTGGTAAGGCAAACATTCGCCCATACCATTCATCCAGATATCCCAAACGCCGGGCTCGGTCAGGGCATCCTTAAAGGCGGCGCCAATGGTTTCGGTACCCGGGTTGCCGGTACGCCGGGAGCCACCGGCCGCGAAAGCGTAGCCCCGTAAGAAATCCTTTTGTACATTAGCTCCCACATTCCGGAAGCGCGGAATATATACCCCAGTGGGCCGGCGGCCATAATAATATTTATCCTGCAACCCGGGGAATTCGCCGTTCACGTGGCCGCGGTAATTATGGTCCATCAGGTTGTGCCCGAGTTCGCCGCTATCATTCCCGAAGCCATTGGGAAAGCGCGCGGAAGTGGAATTTAAAAATAACAAGGTCGTGTTTAACGTACCGGCATTGACAAAAATGACTTTGGCAAAATATTCGGTTGCTTCCTGCGTATTGGTATCTATCACCCGTACCCCTTTGGCCTTTTGGGTAGACTCGTCATAAATGATAGAATGCACCACCGAGAACGGCCGGAGCGTCATATTCCCGGTCGCGGTGGCGGCCGGTAAAGTAGCCGAATTACTGCTAAAATAACCCGAGTACGGGCACCCCCGCGCGCACATGTTCCGGTACTGGCAGGGCCCGCGGTTGGTTAAGCCTTTCGACAAGTTAGCCGTTCGGGATATGATGAGTTGCCGGTCGGTATAATTGGTAGCGATACTTTCCTTCAGGTGATCCTCGACCGCATTCATCTCCATGGGCGGTAGAAACTCCCCGTCGGGCAGGTGGGGAATACCATCGCGGTTGCCGCTAATACCGACAAATTTTTCGACGTACGAGTACCAGGGTGCAATGTCTTTGTACCGGATGGGCCAGTCGACCGCAATGCCTTGCCTGGCGTTCGCTTCAAAGTCCAGGTCGCTCCAGCGTTGGGTCCACCGGGCCCACATCAGCGATTTGCCGCCTACTTGGTAGCCGCGTATCCAGTCGAATGGTTTTATTTGTTGGTAAGGGTGCTCGTTATCTTTTACAAAGAAATGCTGCGTGTATTCGTCGTAGGCATAACAGCGGCTGGCGATGGGGTTTTCGTTGGTTTGCTTTAGCGGCAAGGTGCCCCGGTGCGGCATTTCCCAGGGCGCTTTGGTGGCGGTGGGGTAATCTTTAATGTGCTCCACGTTGCGGCCCCGTTCCAGCACCAACGTTTTCAACCCTTTTTCGCAGAGTTCTTTCGCCGCCCAGCCGCCCGACATACCCGAGCCAATCACAATGGCATCGAAAGTATTAGCGGCCGCACCTTTGCTGTTACTATTTACCGTGTCGTTTAATTCTCTCTTTATCATCCTATTTCCATCCAAAAACCTGGTGCACGTAGGCGCGGCTTAATTTTAAATTTTCTTTGATTGGCCTAACGGGTGGTTTATCATAAGCAAGCTCAATGGCCGCCGTTCCGGTATAGTTTACTTCTTTCAAAGCTTTCGCAATGCCCGGAAAATCTAGCACGCCCTCACCGACTGCTTCCGTCCATACCCCAGCCGCCGTTTGGTCGCGCAGGTGCAGGTACACCATTTGCTTGCCGTATTCGCGCACAAACGCCACCGGGTCTAAGCCTGCCCGCACTACCCAGTTCAGATCTGGTCCCAGTTTTAATTCCGGTATTCTTTTAATCAAACCTTTCCACTCAAACTGGTCATATTGGAGCTCATTGATATGACTATGAATATTAGGTACTACCTGATGCGTTTCACAAATCTTCATAATTTCCTTTATCAATAAAGCTTCATTATCCAGATGTTCTTCCGATTTTTTGCCTTCCAAAAAGCCGGTGGTAATCCCAAACTCGGTGGCCCCCAGCTTTTGCATGTTGCCGCTAACCAGTTCCACATCTTCCCGTATTTTGGCGTGCTGGCTTTTGTCGAACATTTCGGCGTAATAAGATATACCGGTTACGGCTACCCCATGCTTTTGGCTGATGGCGCCAATGTTTTCTACCGCATCTTTCCGCCGCAGGTGTATTTCCATCATTTCGATGCCTTTTAAACCGGCATATTTATAATCGGCAAATATGGAATCCAGGATGGGCGTACAATCCCAATCGGGCGGAAACTGGCGGGCGTACTCCCATAAATGCGCGCTTAGCTTTACCTCTTTACCGGGCGCTCCGGCACTGGCACAACCCGGCAATACCTGGTTTAAAACCGCGGCACCCGCCAGACTGCCGGCTATTTTTAAAAAATCACGACGTGTTCTATTGTCCATGCCTTATTTTTTATCGGGCAGTGCAAATGCCACGTAACTATCTCCCGCAGGCGATTCCAATTTAGTACCGCCGCAGGCGATTACTACGTACTGCTTGCCATTTACTTCGTAGGTACTGGGCGTAGCAAAACCAGCCGCTGGCAGTTTGGTTTCCCAAAGCAGCTTCCCGGTTTTTTTATCGTAGGCGCGGAACTTCCCATCTTTGGTACCGGCAATAAACAGCAGTCCGCTGGCGGTAACTACCGGACCACCGTAACTTTCGGCGCCGGTTTGCGGAATACCCTTCGCTAGTAATTCGGGGTGCTCACCGTAGGTAACTTTCCAAACATACTCGCCGGTATTCAGGTTAATGGCGTTTAGGGTGCCCCAGGGCGGACGTACGGCCGGATAACCATTCTTATCAATAAACTTACTGTAGCCCGATATGGAATAGGTGGTTTTGGATTTGCCCGGTTCTTTAGCTAAACCGGGTTCTTTCGCCTCAATTTTTTCATCGTCGAATAAGAAGCCGACCAAGGCTTCTTTCTGTTTCTCGGTAAGTTTTGGGAAAGCCGGCATCATGCCTTTGCCGTGCGAAACAATATTTTTAACAAAGTTTTTATCACGACTGGTTTTAATATTCACCAAGGAGGGGAAACCGCTTTTGGGATTGCCTTTACGCTCGGCACCGTGGCAGGACGTACAGGTCATTCGGTAGAGGCTTTCGCCGGGGGTCATGCTTACCAGTTGCTCTTCGGTGGCAGATGGCCCAATCGAGATACGCCAAGGCATTTCGCTGCTGTTCACGTACATAATACCGTCCGGGTCCACCCCAGCGCCTCCCCATTCGGCACCACCGTCCAATCCGGGATAAATAATGGTTCCATTCTCACTCAACGGCGTAAAAATTCCTTCGGACCGGCTTTTGCGGAACAAGCCCAGCAGTTCCGGACGGTTTTCGGCCAGCGGGTTGATATCGGCCTCGGTAAAGGTTTGTCGGGCATACGGCGCGGGTTTTACCGGGAAGGGCTGGGTAGGCCAACTAGCTTCGCCCGGGATATCGGATTGCGGCACTTTTCTTTCTTCTATCGGGAACAAGGGCTTGCCGGTTTCCCGGTCAAATACAAAAACCAGCCCTTGCTTGGTTACCTGCGCTACCGCGTCGATTTTTTTACCATCGCGGGTTAGGGTAATTAAATTAGGTGGCGCGGGCGGGTCGCGGTCCAGGATATCGTGGTGCACCATTTGAAAATGCCATTTGCGCTTACCGGTTTTGGCATCCAGGGCTAGCAAACAGTTCGCAAACAAGTTGGTACCTTTGCGGTTAGCGCCATAAAAATCATACGCCGCCGAGCCGGTTGGTACATACAAAATGCCGCGTTCCCGATCCACGGACATGCCCGACCAGTTGTTTCCCCCACCCACTTCCAGGTTTTTATACGTATCGGGTGGCCAGGTATCGTAGCCGTATTCGCCGGGCAGAGGAATGGTATGGAAAACCCAAGCAATTTTACCCGTGACAATATCAAAAGCCTGAATAAACCCTAAGGCAGCATCGGTACCTTCGGATACCCGCAAAGGCATGACAATCAAATCTTCATAAACGGTACCTGGCGTATTGGAAATTACCATTTTATCGACGGCCGTTTTACCTAGACCGGCTTTTAAGCTTACCCGCCCCTGCTCCCCAAAAGAAGTTATGGGTTTACCATCCAGCGCATTGACGGCGTACAACCAGGGCCCGTTGGTATATAAAATCCGCTGATCGTCGCCTTTTTTCCAGTAACTGAGTCCGCGGCTGGTGCTAAACTGGTCGGTACCTTCGCTTTGCACCCGCCATATTTCTTTACCGGTGGCGGCGTTCAGGGCGAAAGGTTCGGTGGTAGCCGTCATGCCGTACAAGATGTTATCCACGATTATCGGGTTACACTGGATTTGGCCCGAATCCAGCGTGCGGTACTGCCACGCCACCTGCAACTGTTTTACGTTGGCCGGATTGATCTGCTCCAGTGTGGAGTAATGGTTACGCTCGGGTCCTCCCAAATATTCAGCCCATTGCTTGGAACCAAAGGCAGGTTTATCGTTATTACAGGCAATCGCCAGCATGCTTAATGTCATAATCCCGAGGATGTATATTTTTCTCATTTGTGAGTGGATATCTTGGATTAGATTTTAGGTGAAAATTTTAAAAATTGACCAGGACATGTACCTGCCGCGGTTGATAAATATTTTAGGCAATGGTTCGTTTATTACCGCAGTGGGGGATTTTGAAACCTGTCAGTTAAGTTTAACACCGAAGTTTAATAGCACAATTGTTGAAGTTTGTTCGTCAGCCCTAATTGTTGCAATACCTTGTTAGCGACTAACATACTGTTCGTTCGAAGATGTGTCATACTATTTAGTTCCCACCAATTTTTGATACCACTTGATGTTTTTTTGCCTATTAATTTCTTTTTCACCCTGCTGAATTTTTGATTGAAGGCCAGAAATTAATTTTGAGTTCTTTAAATTCATTTTGTTCGCAGAGAGCAACTTTTTCTTTGTTTTTTCAAGTTCCTGAACAGCATCTTCTAAACTGCTTCCAAGTATTTCTATTTCTTCTGATTGCTCCTGTGTTCTTTGTTCAAGTTGCAGTAGCTTTTTATTTTTTTCATCAAGCCGATTATGCAAATCTCTATTCTCATTTATCAGTTCTGCATATTGCTTATTTAATACTCTTGTTCTGTCTAGTAGTCCGGCAAGAAGTTGTTCGTTAATTGTTGTTTGGTTATTTGCCGTATTTGCAATTTGAACAACCCTGTTGTCAATAATAATGTCTGACTGCCTCAAAAAATTTTTAAAAATTAGTCCATTAAAAGAGGTGCATCTGCTAAGGGCGACATAGCATTGCCCATGAGCAAACATTCCAGTTCCAGAGTCAATAATAACTTGGTCAAATGTCAAACCTTGACTTTTGTGAATTGTGATTGCCCACGCGAGTTTTAACGGGTATTGAGTAAAAGTCCCAACAATTTCTGATTCTATTTCTTCTGCTTCATTAATCCACTTGTATTCAATCTTTTCCCAACGAACCCTTTCTACCGAATACTCTATTTCTATATCCTCATGTTTGATTTTGACTTTTACTGTTTCATTCTTAAGCTCAGTTACTTTTCCGATTGTTCCGTTTACCCATCTACAGCCTTGGTCGTTTTTAACGAATATTACTTGTGAATCAACTTTCAATCTAAGGTTTTGAAGCGTCGGTAATTTGTCTTCAAATCGTCCTTCAATCCTCCCAACATAATTGAACTCTGGTGTCGGTAAGTTTTGTAAATAACTTGCGTTTAGATTGTCTGCAATGGCATTAGTCGTGCATAGAATTATAAAATACTCGTTTTGAGCTGGCTCATAATTTTGATTTACTTTGTTATTAAGAGAAATAAAATCATTATTGGTTGCTTTACCGTTCCGGATTCTATCAAGCAAACCAATGAAGTTAGGGTCAGATTGGCGATAAACTCTAATTAGCTCAATGTTAGAAAATTGCATCTGCTGAAAAACTCTTGCACTAAAGAAGAATGGACTTGCGTAAAACCTTGAAATAATTGGCAAGTCATCTCTAGTTACCACTGGTTCTAATTGGAACAAGTCACCAATGAAAATTATTTGCTTACCCCCAAAAGGTAGATTGGCGTTTCCTCCATTTTTTCGTAGTGAATTGTCGATCGCATCGATCAAATCAGGACGAACCATTGAAATTTCATCAATGATAATTACATCAAGTTTCTTGATGATTTTTCTTTTGGGATGCTCGTCCTCTTCAAGATTCCCATTTACATCGTATTTAGCTTGATGAAAGTATGAAATCCCTTTGTCATTCGGTTGCAATGGTCGTGGCGGTAGGCCGAAAAAAGAATGTATGGTTTGTCCACCAACATTTAATGCAGCAAGCCCGGTTGGTGCAAGAATTAAATACTTCTTGTGAGTATTTTGACAGTAATGTCTTAGAAAAGTTGATTTACCTGTTCCTGCTTTACCTGTTATGTATAGAGGTCTGCTAGTAAACTCCGCAAGGTTAAATGCATTGAGAACTTCTTGGTTGTTCGGGAATATGTCCTCTGGAAATGGCATTTGTCTATTCGATTTTTTGCAGTTAGTTACAAATTAGCGCTATAACCCATAGTTGCCGCTAACTCTTAAGTATATGAAACTTCCGTCGTACTTTTAATGCTTGCTTATAAATTATTTGCATTCTAGCCTGTGATTAAATATTCATTTTTCAAAAGTAATGCTATACAAAATTTACTTGGTGTCATTTTGTATAGCATTACCCTCTTTTATTAGTTAATAACTTGAATTTTGTGTTAATGCCGGATTGGCAGTTAAAGCGTTAAATGGAATTGGGAAAAACTTGCGGAAAGGCTCCGAAGCGGGCTTTTCCCACCACTCATCGTTAAAATGACCAAAACGGATTAGGTCTTCCCGGCGGAGCATCTCGTAGGCAAACTCCCGACCGCGCTCGTTCAGCAGTTCGTCGAGCGTTAATTGACTGGTGGTATACCGGGCATTCCGGTCGTTTTTCTTAAAGCTGCGGGCTCTTACCTGGTTAATAAGGTTAACTGCTTCGGAAGTGGCGGCACCGTCATTTAAGCGCATCAGGCATTCGGCTTTCATGAATAGAATGTCGGATAAGCGGAACACCACCAAATCATTATTCATATTAGCCAACGGGCTATTTTCTACCTCGTATTTTATGTTTACCACCCCATCAGTCCAGCCGCCTTCAAAGTTTTCCAGCGCTTCAATTGATGGATTTAACACGAGTTGTTCTTCCCCATCTAGTACCGGCTGTTCGTCCCCATTCTCATCTATATACGTTTGTGGCCCGTATAGCCACTGTTTCTTACGAAGATCATTATCGGCAAACAAGTCAAAAAACGATTCCTGGGTAACGGTTTTGTACCAAGCGTCTTCTAGGCCATATTTAACTGGGGCCAAACTCCAATGCAATTGCTGCTGCGCCGCGTTAAACTGCGGAGCGCGGTTGGCGTCAAACGGAACCACAAAAATGTTTTCCTGGCTGTCTTCGTTATGGGCTAAGAAGGGGGTGTTCCAGGCCGCATCCAGCGTGTATTCACCGGAGTTGATAATCGCGTTACATTGGTCCAGGGCATCTTGCCAGTGCGCCGTACCGGTAATGGCTTCGGCATTTAGATATAATTTAGCTAACAAGGCCCGAGCGGCGTTTTTGGTAAAATGGCCGTACCAGCCGGTTTCGCCTTTATCGCTTAACAACGGAATATTATCTTTTATTTCTTTTTCCAGCCAGGTAAAAACTTCGGCTGCCGGGCGGGTAGGTGGATTGGGATCACCCACGTGCTCCACAATTGGAATGTTGCCAAAATTACTTAAGGCCCAATAATAGTGTAAGGCTCGCACCAGCTTCACTTCGGCAATCATTTTTTCTTTGCTGATCGGGAGATCCATCTTGCTTAAATCTTTGTCCTGAATTGCGTCGATAAAATAATTGCTGTAGCCTATCGCCTGCCACATATCGTTCCATTCCAGTTCAATCCAGGGTTCGGCGGCGGTCCAGGTGTGGCGGTGAAAGCGGTTCCAGGCCCCGTTCTGATCGACGTAGCCCCCCGGACCGGCGCGACGGCCTCATCGGTAACAAACTCCTGCAAGGCAAAATGCACCTGGTAAATATGCGTTTGCATAAAAGCGTAGGGCATCACAAAACCAGCCATTACCTGGTCTTTGGTCTGAAAAAAATTCTCGGGAATGGCCGCACTATACACTTCTTCGTCGAGGTCTTTACACGCCCCGAAACTCAGTAAAGTGGCCAACACCACGATCAGCCCAACTTTTTTATTTTTTAAATTTTTCATCCTCTTCTTTATAAATATTTAAAAACTGCCGGTTATGCCAAAGGTATACGTGCGGGTAAACGGATAGTAGCTATAGTTGGCCTCCACCCCCGGACCGGTCGTAAACTCCTGTTCTCCGCTTAAATCAACATTCAAAGGCAATTCCGGGTCGGTGCCCGAATATTTGGTAAGGGTTAACAGGTTGGTGCCGGTAGCATAGAACCGGAGCGACTTGATAAAGCCATTTGCTTTTACTGGCAAGGAATATCCAATTGTCAGGTTATCCAGTTTCAGGTAGTCGCCTTTTTCCAGGTAGTAGTCCGAGAAATACATCTGGTCGTTTTTAACGCCCTTGTTAATGGCCGATTGAAACAAGTTATGGGTAGTGAAATTGCTGTAGTTTTCGTGGAAAATACGTTTCGCATTCAACGCTTTAAATCCAAAGGCTCCCCGGAATAAAATTGTCGCGTCGAAAGCACCGAACCGAAAGTTATTGGTTAAACCCAGGTTGTATTTCGGGATGCCGCTGCCTAAGTAAAAATAACTGTCGCCCGCATCTTCGGCGGTTACTGCATCGCCGGCCTGGTTGTAAAACAGCCATTTGCCATCGTCGTTAAAGCCGGCAAATTTACGACCGTAGAAAACGCCTATCGGCTGACCGGCCGCAATGCGCTGCGTGAAGCCCACGCCCACATCGGTTATGTTAAACGCCGTGCCTTTAAACTGATCGCTGGTAACTGATTTAATCTTGTTCTTGTTATAGGCGCCGGTAAAACTCACATTCCAGCTAAATTTATCGCGGTTAGCTACCTGGGCGTTCAAGGCTAACTCGAAACCCTGGTTCTCCATGGTGCCGGCGTTAGCGAAAATGTTCGGGTTAATTTGCGAAGGCAGCTGGGCGGTATAGTTGCCGATCAGGTTATTGATTCGACGATTGTAGAAATCTAAGGAACCGTTTAGCCAGCCATTTTTAAATAAAGCAAAGTCTAAACCCACGTTGACCTCATTTTTGGTTTCCCATCGTAATAAGGGGTTGGCGTTATAGGTAGAGCCATACGGAATTAACCACTGCCCATCAAAATAACCGCTTTGCCCGGCAAAGGCGCCTAAGGTACTGAGGGATTGGTAAGGGCCCAAGCTTTCCTGGTTACCGGTTACGCCATAACCCCCGCGTAATTTCAGGTTGGTAATAATGCCATTATCCGCCAGAAAGTTTTCTTTGCTCAGTACCCACCCGGCGGATACGGAGGGGAAATTACCCCATTTATTTTCCACGCCCAGCACCGAGGCTCCCTCGCGCCGGATGCTTAAATTTAACAGGTATTTTTCATCGAAATTATATAATACTCGGGCGAAGCCGGCTAACAAGGTACGCTCCCAGGCGTAGCTGTTCACGAACACCCCCGACCGGTTGAAGCCCGGCGTTAACTCATTCAAGGCACGGCCGGCGCCCAGGTTATAATAAAGAAAGGAATTGGTGATAAAGTTGTTGTTACCCGCGCCTAAACCTTCTTCAAATATATTTTGGTAAGAATAACCGCCCAGTACGTCCAAATTATGTTGGCCGAACTGTTTGTTGTAGGTTAACAGTCCCTCGAAAATGTTATTGGTGTTGGTGGTTTGCGAGCGCGAAGCCTGCCCGTTTAAACTGTTTTGCTGCTGAAAGAAATCCTGGTTACTGCTAAAGGAGCTGTTCAGGTAGGAATTTTTTATAATGGAATAGTTAACCGATGCTTTCAGCGCCGGCAAAATGCGGTAAGCCGCGGATACAGTGCCCAAGAGGCGGCTTTCTTTTGCCCCGTTGGTGTTATTGGCCATGTTAGCGACCGGGTTCCATTGCAACTGGTAAGGGGTATCGGGGTTTTCAAAATAGGTTCCGTCGGTATTCCGTACCGGGTACACCGGCAACATATTTAACGATTGCGCAATGGCCCCGTAATTGGCAAAAGTCCGGTTATCAAACGTATTGGTCAGGTTTAAGGCAAAATCCAGCTTATCATTCAGGGCTTTGGTATTTAAGCGCACCGTCCCATTTACCGATTCGCGATCGGTAACTTTATCCATGCCTTTAAAATCCCGGTAGTTTACGGAAGCGTAATAGTTGGTTTTTTCGTTGCCGCCGCTTACCGATACGTTGTGCACCTGGCTGACCGGGGTTCGGGTAACTTCTTTAAACCAATCAGTATTCGCGCCCCGGTCATCCACGGTTAATCCATTATCGGTGCCTAACTTACGGTACTGTTCGCCGGTGAGCATATCGTATTTCTTAGCCACCTGGTCGAAAGAAACGTTGCCGCTGTAGGTAACCGTGGGGGCGCCGGCTTTCCCTTTTTTAGTGGTAATAATAATAACGCCACCGGTGGCCCGGGAACCATAAATCGCGGCCGCCGAACCATCTTTTAAAACATCCACCGACGCAATATCGGAGGGCGCAATGGTTTGCAGGTCGCCCCCCGGCACCCCATCAATCACAATGAGCGGACCATTGTAGCCATACACCGTGGTGGCGCCCCGCAAGGAGAATTGGGCCCCGGCATTGGGGTCAGAGCCATTCGGGCGGGTTACGGTTAAACCAGCCACCTTCCCGGAAATAAGAGTGAGCGGGTCGGCAATTAAACCCGCGTTAAAATCTTCGGCTTTAACGGTAGCGATGGAACCGGTAACTGTTTCGCGCTTTTGCAAGCCGTACCCAATTACGACTACTTCGTTCAGGGCTTTGGCATCGCCGGTCAGGGTAATCCGGATCGTGGCGCTGCCATTAACCGCCACTTCCTGGGTAAGGAAACCGACGTAGGATACAACCAGTACGCCCTTGTTGCCCGGTACATTCACGGTGTATTTGCCATCCCCATCGCTTACAACCCCCTGGGTGGAACCTTTTACCAATAGGGTTACTCCCGGCAGGGCGTCCCCTTTCTCGTCGACCACAGTGCCGGTAATTACCGCCTCGTTTTGGGCCAGCACCTGGGTGCCCGCACCAAAAATTAAAAACATCACCAGTAGCCATTGCAGCCCCGAGTGACTTTGATTTGTAAAAATTCTCATAGGAACATATTTAAGTTAATTAGTAAGTAAGTTAATTAGTGAGCAATAACCATTTTACCGAATATCCTTCCAAGGGTACGGCTAATTCAGACATTGATTCTTTTTGGATTATTGGATACCCTTTACTAGTCAACACATTTTTTGCACTCGGCGGTATAGCGGGTAATGTTAACTGGTTTAGGTCGATATTCGCGGTAACGGGCGCCCCGTTCACATTCAACAACACGATAAAATGCTGACTGCCCGCGTACCGGTGTAAGGCCACCACGCTATTGGCGCCGGTTACATTTACCGGTTGCACCTGCGATTGCACCAACGCGGGATATTGTTTCCGGAGGCTGATTAACTGCTGATAATAATGAAATATACCTAGACTATCAAGCGATTGGATCGGTTTATCTGCCTGAAAAATGCTGCGACTGCTGTACGGATGGAAGGTACGGGCCACTTCTTGCCCGTTAAATAATAGGGGCATGCCGGGTAAGGCAAAAAGTAGCCCGGCCGCCATTTTGGTTTGCGCCTGGTTATGCGTATTAATAAACCGGGGCAAATCATTATTTTCCATAAACCGGAGCACCGGCTTATCCATAACCGTGTTTCGG
This region includes:
- a CDS encoding RagB/SusD family nutrient uptake outer membrane protein; translation: MELEWNDMWQAIGYSNYFIDAIQDKDLSKMDLPISKEKMIAEVKLVRALHYYWALSNFGNIPIVEHVGDPNPPTRPAAEVFTWLEKEIKDNIPLLSDKGETGWYGHFTKNAARALLAKLYLNAEAITGTAHWQDALDQCNAIINSGEYTLDAAWNTPFLAHNEDSQENIFVVPFDANRAPQFNAAQQQLHWSLAPVKYGLEDAWYKTVTQESFFDLFADNDLRKKQWLYGPQTYIDENGDEQPVLDGEEQLVLNPSIEALENFEGGWTDGVVNIKYEVENSPLANMNNDLVVFRLSDILFMKAECLMRLNDGAATSEAVNLINQVRARSFKKNDRNARYTTSQLTLDELLNERGREFAYEMLRREDLIRFGHFNDEWWEKPASEPFRKFFPIPFNALTANPALTQNSSY
- a CDS encoding SusC/RagA family TonB-linked outer membrane protein, whose product is MRIFTNQSHSGLQWLLVMFLIFGAGTQVLAQNEAVITGTVVDEKGDALPGVTLLVKGSTQGVVSDGDGKYTVNVPGNKGVLVVSYVGFLTQEVAVNGSATIRITLTGDAKALNEVVVIGYGLQKRETVTGSIATVKAEDFNAGLIADPLTLISGKVAGLTVTRPNGSDPNAGAQFSLRGATTVYGYNGPLIVIDGVPGGDLQTIAPSDIASVDVLKDGSAAAIYGSRATGGVIIITTKKGKAGAPTVTYSGNVSFDQVAKKYDMLTGEQYRKLGTDNGLTVDDRGANTDWFKEVTRTPVSQVHNVSVSGGNEKTNYYASVNYRDFKGMDKVTDRESVNGTVRLNTKALNDKLDFALNLTNTFDNRTFANYGAIAQSLNMLPVYPVRNTDGTYFENPDTPYQLQWNPVANMANNTNGAKESRLLGTVSAAYRILPALKASVNYSIIKNSYLNSSFSSNQDFFQQQNSLNGQASRSQTTNTNNIFEGLLTYNKQFGQHNLDVLGGYSYQNIFEEGLGAGNNNFITNSFLYYNLGAGRALNELTPGFNRSGVFVNSYAWERTLLAGFARVLYNFDEKYLLNLSIRREGASVLGVENKWGNFPSVSAGWVLSKENFLADNGIITNLKLRGGYGVTGNQESLGPYQSLSTLGAFAGQSGYFDGQWLIPYGSTYNANPLLRWETKNEVNVGLDFALFKNGWLNGSLDFYNRRINNLIGNYTAQLPSQINPNIFANAGTMENQGFELALNAQVANRDKFSWNVSFTGAYNKNKIKSVTSDQFKGTAFNITDVGVGFTQRIAAGQPIGVFYGRKFAGFNDDGKWLFYNQAGDAVTAEDAGDSYFYLGSGIPKYNLGLTNNFRFGAFDATILFRGAFGFKALNAKRIFHENYSNFTTHNLFQSAINKGVKNDQMYFSDYYLEKGDYLKLDNLTIGYSLPVKANGFIKSLRFYATGTNLLTLTKYSGTDPELPLNVDLSGEQEFTTGPGVEANYSYYPFTRTYTFGITGSF